In one Vibrio sp. VB16 genomic region, the following are encoded:
- the glnE gene encoding bifunctional [glutamate--ammonia ligase]-adenylyl-L-tyrosine phosphorylase/[glutamate--ammonia-ligase] adenylyltransferase: MQLPDSFLLDYQSAYSQLNDDAQRRIEAWSKPLKVELKRVLSLSKFVSESLSQDDGLVRTLPEMLSGNERCHTYRERLAALLDSCNDENGGLKVLRQFRRREMVYIAWRDFANSWSLDQSLGHLSMLAEAMIFETYRWQYQLCSAEWGTPCNADGEPQPMLIIGMGKLGGGELNFSSDIDLIFTYPENGETQGVRRSIANAQFFTRLGQRIIKALDQQTFDGFCYRVDMRLRPFGESGPLVMSYAAIEDYYQEQGRDWERYAMIKARVMGSEMYPEYQELRQMLRPFVFRRYIDFSAIQSLRRMKSMISSEVRRRGLANNIKLGAGGIREIEFIAQVFQLVRGGREPSLRGRGLLETLAAIKTLNLLDVAEVDQLEASYRFLRKQENLLQAMADKQTQTLPENESDQLKLAWAMGKETWQELLQETQTHMQSVHRIFELLIGDEEEESTAVKKHFSELWDMAHNEEVIEHVLAQDLSRENPLKEAQVIIQFKNDLAKKTLGPRGREVLNKLMPKVFQSIFAHKDVEFGLSRVLHILHKIVTRTTYLELLDEHPAALTQLVRLCTASPMISEQLSRYPILLDELLDPNQLYNPVPLESYRTELRDYLARIPEDDMEQQMEALRQFKQICSLRIAAADIADVLPVMEVSDHLTSLAEAIVEAVINQAWLQLSEKYGEPTHLKEREGKGFAVVGYGKVGGWELGYNSDLDIVFMHDCPVNVYTDGKKEIDGRQFYLRLAQRIVHIFSTRTASGILYEVDTRLRPSGASGLLASPTEAFEEYQQTEAWTWEHQALVRTRLIYGDKPLALAFNEIRHNVLSNERNKAKLKQDVAEMRVKMRGHLGGKKAGRFMLKQDKGGITDIEFLAQYLVLSYSSEHPTLTRWSDNVRIFESLASQGIIEEQEALVLNRAYTTLRDEIHHRNLLNQDADVDESRFIEERDCVRQQWNKWFV; encoded by the coding sequence ATGCAACTGCCCGATAGCTTTCTTTTGGATTATCAATCCGCTTATTCTCAACTTAATGACGACGCTCAAAGACGTATTGAGGCATGGTCAAAGCCTCTTAAGGTAGAACTAAAGCGTGTATTATCGCTCAGTAAGTTTGTTTCTGAATCTCTTTCTCAAGACGATGGATTGGTGCGGACGTTACCTGAAATGTTGTCTGGAAATGAACGGTGTCATACCTATCGGGAACGGTTGGCTGCGCTGCTAGATAGCTGCAACGATGAAAATGGTGGGCTTAAGGTATTGCGCCAATTTAGACGAAGGGAGATGGTCTACATTGCGTGGCGAGATTTTGCCAATAGCTGGAGCCTTGACCAAAGCCTCGGTCATCTATCTATGTTGGCTGAAGCGATGATTTTTGAGACCTATCGCTGGCAATATCAGCTCTGTAGCGCGGAATGGGGAACGCCCTGCAACGCGGATGGCGAACCTCAACCTATGCTGATAATCGGTATGGGCAAGCTCGGTGGTGGTGAACTGAATTTCTCATCGGATATCGATCTTATTTTCACTTATCCTGAAAACGGAGAGACACAGGGCGTACGCAGAAGTATCGCCAACGCCCAGTTTTTTACTCGGCTCGGCCAGCGGATCATTAAAGCACTAGATCAACAAACCTTTGACGGCTTCTGTTATCGAGTCGATATGCGGTTACGACCATTTGGCGAAAGTGGTCCATTAGTGATGAGCTATGCCGCCATCGAAGATTATTACCAAGAGCAGGGGCGAGATTGGGAACGTTATGCCATGATAAAAGCCCGCGTCATGGGAAGTGAAATGTACCCGGAATATCAAGAGTTAAGACAGATGCTAAGGCCTTTTGTATTCAGACGCTATATCGATTTTAGTGCCATACAATCGCTTCGACGGATGAAGTCAATGATATCCAGCGAAGTCAGGCGCAGAGGTTTAGCGAATAATATTAAATTGGGCGCCGGTGGTATACGTGAAATTGAATTTATCGCACAAGTATTTCAATTGGTTCGTGGTGGGAGAGAGCCGAGTTTAAGAGGACGTGGGTTATTAGAGACCTTAGCGGCAATTAAGACACTTAATCTGCTAGACGTGGCGGAAGTTGATCAACTAGAAGCCTCATATCGTTTTCTACGAAAGCAAGAGAACCTGCTGCAAGCGATGGCAGACAAGCAAACTCAAACCCTACCTGAAAATGAATCTGATCAATTGAAATTAGCATGGGCCATGGGCAAAGAAACCTGGCAAGAGCTATTGCAAGAGACGCAGACTCATATGCAATCCGTTCATCGTATATTTGAGCTATTAATTGGTGATGAGGAAGAAGAAAGTACCGCGGTGAAGAAGCACTTCTCTGAGCTTTGGGATATGGCACATAACGAAGAAGTGATCGAGCACGTTCTAGCACAAGATCTTTCAAGAGAGAACCCACTGAAAGAAGCTCAAGTGATCATTCAATTTAAGAATGATTTAGCTAAAAAAACACTTGGACCAAGAGGTCGAGAAGTCCTAAATAAGTTGATGCCTAAGGTCTTTCAATCCATATTTGCGCATAAAGATGTCGAATTTGGCCTGTCTAGGGTTCTTCATATTTTGCATAAGATAGTAACTCGAACAACCTATCTAGAGCTTCTTGATGAGCACCCTGCCGCTCTTACCCAACTCGTACGCCTCTGTACGGCAAGCCCTATGATCTCGGAGCAACTCAGTCGATACCCTATATTGCTCGATGAACTATTAGACCCAAACCAACTGTATAATCCAGTACCGTTAGAATCTTATCGAACGGAGTTGCGAGATTACTTAGCTCGTATTCCAGAAGACGACATGGAGCAGCAGATGGAAGCGCTGCGACAGTTTAAGCAGATTTGCAGCCTAAGAATTGCCGCTGCCGACATTGCCGATGTACTGCCGGTGATGGAGGTAAGTGATCATTTGACCTCCCTTGCGGAAGCCATCGTAGAAGCCGTTATAAACCAAGCATGGTTACAACTGTCTGAAAAATATGGAGAGCCTACCCATCTAAAAGAGAGAGAGGGCAAAGGCTTTGCTGTTGTCGGTTATGGGAAAGTGGGTGGCTGGGAGCTAGGATATAACTCTGATCTCGATATCGTTTTTATGCATGATTGCCCTGTAAATGTGTACACAGACGGAAAAAAAGAGATTGACGGAAGGCAGTTTTACTTACGACTGGCTCAGAGAATCGTCCATATTTTTTCAACTCGAACGGCTTCCGGTATTTTGTATGAAGTGGATACTCGTTTGAGACCTTCTGGCGCATCTGGGCTTTTGGCCAGCCCCACTGAAGCATTCGAAGAGTATCAACAAACAGAGGCATGGACTTGGGAACACCAGGCGCTTGTTCGCACGAGGCTTATCTATGGAGATAAACCATTGGCACTGGCCTTCAATGAGATACGACATAACGTGCTCTCTAATGAAAGAAATAAGGCAAAACTGAAGCAAGATGTTGCAGAGATGCGAGTGAAGATGCGAGGGCACTTAGGTGGAAAGAAAGCGGGACGATTTATGCTTAAACAAGATAAAGGGGGTATCACGGATATCGAATTTCTCGCACAGTATTTGGTTCTCTCTTACAGCAGCGAACACCCTACATTAACTCGTTGGTCTGATAATGTGAGAATTTTCGAGTCGTTAGCAAGCCAAGGTATTATTGAAGAACAAGAAGCATTGGTCTTAAACAGAGCCTATACAACCCTAAGAGATGAAATTCACCACAGAAATTTACTTAACCAAGATGCGGATGTGGATGAGAGCCGCTTCATTGAAGAGCGTGATTGCGTAAGGCAACAATGGAACAAATGGTTTGTTTAG
- a CDS encoding methyl-accepting chemotaxis protein gives MASITIKPWERVITDIRLVPKLCMLMVFSTVLIISKQLWDARTFYDSSTSIQVEQIAIEANSEASLIDIILSNNSDTQAAESAIKAMSNRGSKKHFTYVLDRDSGKVIGHPDFSSLNSMTSTTNDGNAVKQLLSQLSNSQDIELAGGERFEHAIKLSNANWVVVVSQSSDVSQKHYDAYIKQVIWQTLIMIIVFVGILLGAANVMLRQTTYIAEAIKGMAGKDLLTPIELDCKDEYGDLARELERTRVQLQDVIKAQVETSQELSSMTEVMTISMSETKESSQEEFGEIDQLATAMNEMSATVQTVAEHAQSASSVTEKALVQAQTGQQFVLDSVSKMRELSKDISQSAEAVNQVEVRVDSISSVVGTIQNISEQTNLLALNAAIEAARAGDAGRGFAVVADEVRNLAQSTQKATVEIQEMITQLQNSASSAVNMMEKSVVEAADGAELVRSAGDELSGIVDQVTSINDMNVHIATAAGQQSSVADEMNQNLTNVRGLVEASVVVVSELLEMSEEMQGNAEELDGKIKSFQI, from the coding sequence ATGGCAAGTATCACAATTAAACCATGGGAAAGAGTGATAACCGATATACGGTTAGTTCCCAAACTGTGCATGCTGATGGTTTTTAGCACAGTTTTAATTATTTCTAAGCAATTATGGGATGCCCGGACATTCTATGACTCCTCTACTTCTATTCAAGTAGAACAGATTGCAATTGAAGCGAATTCTGAAGCAAGTCTCATTGATATTATTTTATCCAATAATTCGGATACGCAAGCGGCTGAATCGGCGATTAAAGCGATGTCAAATCGTGGCAGTAAAAAACATTTTACCTATGTTTTAGATAGGGATAGCGGCAAGGTTATTGGTCATCCTGATTTCTCTTCTCTAAATTCGATGACGTCTACTACGAATGATGGCAATGCGGTAAAGCAACTGCTCTCTCAATTATCTAACAGCCAAGATATCGAGTTGGCTGGTGGAGAAAGGTTTGAACATGCCATTAAACTATCCAATGCCAATTGGGTCGTTGTGGTATCACAAAGTTCGGATGTGTCACAGAAGCATTATGATGCCTATATAAAACAGGTTATCTGGCAAACATTGATCATGATTATTGTTTTTGTCGGCATATTACTTGGCGCGGCGAATGTCATGTTGCGTCAAACGACTTATATTGCAGAAGCAATTAAAGGCATGGCAGGTAAAGATCTTTTAACGCCAATTGAATTAGATTGTAAAGATGAATATGGTGATTTAGCGAGAGAGCTTGAAAGAACCAGAGTGCAGCTTCAAGATGTCATAAAAGCTCAGGTTGAAACGTCTCAAGAGCTGTCTAGCATGACCGAAGTGATGACCATCAGTATGTCAGAAACAAAAGAGTCGTCACAAGAGGAATTTGGTGAGATAGATCAACTCGCGACGGCAATGAATGAGATGAGTGCAACGGTTCAAACGGTTGCAGAACATGCGCAGAGTGCCTCTTCAGTAACGGAAAAAGCGCTGGTTCAAGCTCAAACTGGTCAGCAATTTGTCCTCGATAGCGTCAGTAAAATGAGAGAGTTATCAAAGGATATAAGCCAGTCAGCAGAAGCGGTGAATCAAGTTGAAGTTAGAGTTGATTCAATAAGCAGTGTGGTAGGTACGATTCAAAATATCTCAGAACAGACCAATTTGTTGGCGCTAAATGCAGCGATAGAAGCGGCTAGAGCGGGTGACGCAGGTCGTGGTTTTGCGGTGGTAGCTGATGAGGTACGAAACCTTGCCCAAAGCACGCAAAAGGCGACAGTTGAAATACAAGAGATGATCACTCAGCTACAAAATAGTGCAAGTTCCGCCGTTAATATGATGGAAAAGAGTGTTGTTGAAGCGGCAGATGGCGCTGAATTAGTAAGAAGTGCCGGAGATGAGCTCAGTGGTATCGTTGATCAAGTCACCAGCATTAATGATATGAACGTACATATTGCGACAGCAGCAGGTCAACAGAGCAGTGTTGCAGACGAAATGAACCAGAACCTAACAAATGTTAGAGGATTGGTTGAAGCCTCGGTCGTGGTGGTTTCTGAACTATTGGAAATGTCGGAAGAGATGCAAGGTAATGCAGAAGAATTGGACGGAAAAATCAAATCCTTCCAAATATAG
- a CDS encoding potassium channel family protein: protein MKKHHIKNDIKPMSLMSLVLSFLSLFVISGLIFFKPSPDTYSLLIGIDSVICSLFLLQLTIDLFRSKNRLIYLKEHWIDYLASIPLIEPLRYGRIFQILRVIRVIQSGKHIFQQINKNRKEATLASILLLLVFLLTIGSTAILAAEGGQPDANINNAGDALWWAIVTVSTVGYGDHYPTTDIGKIVASVILICGVGIFGMISGLITSLLATPKFNNQNDQSLKNHQLAENNQLLEKLISNQQILVERIDRLEQSIDNKLHSEK from the coding sequence ATGAAAAAACATCATATCAAAAATGACATCAAACCAATGAGCTTAATGTCACTGGTACTATCCTTTTTATCCTTATTTGTGATCTCTGGACTGATATTCTTTAAACCTTCGCCAGATACCTATTCCTTACTTATCGGCATCGACAGCGTAATCTGTAGTCTCTTTTTGTTACAGCTCACAATCGATCTCTTTCGTTCTAAAAATCGACTCATTTATTTGAAAGAACACTGGATAGATTATCTCGCAAGCATACCGTTGATAGAGCCCCTTCGCTACGGCCGAATATTCCAGATATTAAGGGTAATTAGGGTTATTCAATCGGGAAAGCACATCTTTCAGCAAATAAATAAAAATAGAAAAGAAGCGACACTTGCCTCTATCTTATTACTGCTGGTTTTTCTACTTACGATTGGGTCAACCGCGATTCTCGCAGCCGAAGGGGGACAGCCAGATGCAAACATAAATAATGCTGGGGATGCGTTATGGTGGGCTATAGTGACCGTCTCGACGGTGGGTTATGGCGATCACTATCCGACAACAGACATAGGTAAAATTGTTGCGTCAGTAATCTTAATTTGTGGTGTAGGTATATTTGGTATGATTTCAGGTTTAATCACATCGCTACTCGCCACACCTAAATTTAATAACCAGAATGACCAATCACTTAAAAATCATCAATTAGCGGAAAACAATCAATTATTAGAAAAGCTCATCTCCAACCAACAAATCTTAGTGGAAAGAATTGATCGATTAGAGCAGTCGATTGACAACAAGTTACATTCAGAGAAATAG
- a CDS encoding CYTH and CHAD domain-containing protein has product METEIELKFFVRPDFSEKLRRKIAEVKTLQNSCRELGNIYFDTQDNWLREHDIGLRIRRFDEVYVQTVKTSGRVVAGLHQRPEYNAEHSSNSPDLTLHPKDIWPPGKDFSELQHDILPIFSTNFTREQWLVSMADGSQIEVAFDQGVVVAGDKESPICEVELELKSGQADSLFTLARSLSEEGGMRLGNLSKAARGYRLAQGYEGDEVKPLALVETKSEDSVEVCFVNSLEHALSHWHFHEQIYFEHPSNQVLAQISNSISFIRQILTVYGGIVPRRASALLRQELKWLDEELSWLKTADYIDDLCEDKGHALRKLDARKVLVNKLIKSKEELPTQEDMITLFTSARYTGLLLDLSRWLMGRGWHPFLDEKAKEKMANPIKRFSQYQLDRTWAELIEAFPPHTALTREEYIEQRYGLMRNLYTGICFASVYDIDQRNNFRMPWDDLLHGIDDLLTLRPLEELINDKELDEEDRGQLERWLARQEASILHAMEQTRAMSIEVQPYWSS; this is encoded by the coding sequence ATGGAAACCGAGATAGAACTGAAGTTTTTTGTACGACCGGATTTTTCAGAAAAATTACGAAGAAAAATTGCGGAGGTTAAAACGCTTCAGAACAGTTGTAGAGAACTAGGTAATATCTATTTTGATACTCAAGACAACTGGCTGCGTGAGCATGATATAGGCTTACGTATTCGACGGTTTGATGAGGTTTATGTTCAGACTGTAAAAACATCTGGACGAGTGGTAGCTGGATTGCATCAACGACCGGAATATAACGCTGAACATAGTAGTAACTCTCCTGACCTAACACTCCACCCGAAAGATATATGGCCGCCAGGTAAAGACTTTTCCGAATTACAACACGATATCCTTCCTATATTTTCAACCAATTTCACCCGAGAACAATGGCTGGTAAGCATGGCTGACGGCAGTCAAATTGAAGTGGCATTCGACCAAGGTGTTGTGGTTGCTGGGGACAAAGAATCACCGATTTGTGAGGTGGAACTCGAACTTAAGTCAGGACAAGCGGACTCACTTTTCACTTTGGCAAGAAGTTTAAGTGAAGAGGGGGGGATGCGCTTAGGCAATCTAAGCAAAGCGGCACGGGGTTATCGACTCGCTCAAGGTTATGAGGGGGACGAAGTAAAACCACTCGCTTTGGTGGAGACTAAATCCGAGGACAGCGTTGAAGTGTGTTTTGTGAACTCACTTGAACATGCTTTATCTCATTGGCATTTTCACGAACAGATATATTTTGAACACCCTTCGAATCAAGTGCTTGCACAAATCAGTAATTCGATCTCGTTTATCAGACAAATCTTAACGGTGTATGGTGGCATTGTTCCTCGAAGAGCAAGCGCATTATTGCGTCAAGAGTTGAAGTGGTTAGATGAAGAGCTTAGCTGGTTAAAAACGGCCGATTATATTGATGACCTTTGTGAAGATAAAGGCCATGCTCTTCGTAAACTTGATGCAAGAAAGGTACTGGTGAATAAGCTTATCAAGAGTAAAGAAGAGCTACCAACACAAGAAGACATGATTACCTTATTTACATCCGCTCGATATACAGGGCTGCTTCTTGACTTAAGTCGCTGGTTAATGGGAAGAGGTTGGCACCCATTCTTAGATGAAAAAGCAAAAGAGAAAATGGCAAATCCAATTAAGCGCTTTTCTCAATATCAACTTGATCGAACATGGGCTGAGTTGATCGAAGCCTTCCCTCCTCATACCGCGCTCACACGTGAAGAATACATAGAACAACGCTATGGGTTAATGAGAAACCTTTATACTGGTATCTGTTTTGCGTCGGTGTACGATATTGACCAACGCAATAATTTCCGTATGCCTTGGGACGATCTTCTTCACGGGATTGACGATCTTCTTACGTTAAGACCACTCGAAGAGCTCATTAACGACAAAGAGCTTGATGAAGAGGACAGAGGCCAACTAGAAAGATGGCTTGCGAGACAGGAGGCTTCCATTTTACATGCAATGGAACAGACCCGAGCAATGAGTATAGAGGTTCAACCTTATTGGAGTAGCTAA
- a CDS encoding TIGR00153 family protein: protein MPVNTIMGLFAKSPIKPLQKHVAVVDECCSQLIPFFETCHQGDWEKAEEIRARISELEKEADVLKREIRLKLPSGLFMPVDRTDMLDLITQQDKLANLAKDISGRVIGRRLNIPDAINDNFIAYVKRCIDSAHLAYRVVQEFDELIETGFKGREVSLVAEMIHQLDLIEDDTDILQIKLRQQLMAIENDYNPIDVMFLYKILEWVGEIADQAERVGTRLELMLSRS from the coding sequence ATGCCAGTAAATACAATCATGGGGCTGTTCGCCAAATCCCCAATAAAACCTCTACAAAAACACGTAGCGGTTGTAGATGAATGCTGTTCTCAGCTCATACCGTTTTTTGAAACTTGCCATCAAGGTGATTGGGAAAAAGCGGAAGAAATTCGAGCACGCATTTCTGAACTAGAGAAAGAAGCCGATGTTTTAAAGCGTGAAATTCGCTTAAAACTACCAAGCGGATTGTTTATGCCTGTCGACCGTACAGACATGTTGGATCTCATAACCCAGCAAGACAAACTCGCTAACCTCGCCAAAGATATTTCAGGCCGTGTTATAGGACGCAGACTGAACATACCTGACGCTATCAACGATAACTTTATTGCCTACGTTAAGCGCTGTATTGATTCAGCACATCTTGCGTATAGGGTCGTACAAGAATTTGATGAATTAATAGAAACTGGATTTAAAGGCCGTGAAGTAAGTTTAGTGGCTGAGATGATTCATCAATTGGATTTGATAGAAGACGACACCGATATATTGCAAATTAAATTACGTCAGCAATTAATGGCCATTGAAAATGACTATAACCCGATTGACGTTATGTTTTTGTACAAAATTCTTGAATGGGTTGGCGAAATCGCCGATCAGGCTGAACGAGTAGGTACTCGTTTAGAACTGATGCTCTCTCGTTCATAA
- a CDS encoding inorganic phosphate transporter codes for MDTLANYGTILLIIAALFGFLMAIGIGANDVANAMGTSVGSKALTVKQAILIAMIFEFAGAYLAGGEVTDTIRKGVIDTSLFESQPEILVFGMMSALLAAGTWLLLASFRGWPVSTTHSIIGAIIGFALVSVGSEAVDWKSVQGIVGSWIVTPLISGIIAYYIFVTAQRLIFDTATPLINAKRFVPVYMFITTLVIALVTIKKGLKHIGLHLTGFEAWGWAIAVSACVMIGGYIYIGKKFEASKDDHSFAGVEKIFSTLMVITACAMAFAHGSNDVANAIGPLSAIAATIENMGEISSKSAIAWWILPLGGIGIVVGLATMGHKVMATVGTGITELTPSRGFAAQLATACTVVLASGTGLPISTTQTLVGAVLGVGFARGIAALNLGVVRNIVISWVITLPAGAILAVIFFYILEVIFI; via the coding sequence ATGGATACCCTCGCTAATTATGGCACTATCCTTCTTATTATCGCTGCACTATTTGGTTTTTTAATGGCTATTGGTATTGGGGCAAATGATGTCGCCAATGCTATGGGAACGTCTGTTGGTTCTAAAGCCCTAACGGTAAAACAAGCGATTCTTATCGCAATGATTTTCGAATTTGCCGGTGCTTACCTAGCGGGTGGTGAAGTTACAGACACCATTCGTAAAGGGGTTATCGATACCTCTTTGTTTGAAAGCCAACCGGAGATTCTTGTCTTCGGTATGATGTCAGCGCTATTAGCGGCTGGTACTTGGCTTTTATTGGCCTCTTTTCGAGGATGGCCAGTATCCACGACGCACTCCATTATAGGTGCCATTATCGGTTTTGCTCTTGTTTCTGTAGGTTCAGAAGCTGTAGATTGGAAATCAGTTCAAGGCATTGTGGGTAGCTGGATAGTCACCCCTCTAATTTCAGGTATTATTGCTTACTATATCTTTGTCACTGCACAGCGACTCATCTTTGATACCGCCACGCCGCTCATCAATGCCAAACGTTTCGTTCCTGTTTATATGTTCATAACCACTCTAGTCATCGCCTTGGTTACGATCAAGAAAGGGCTAAAACATATAGGCTTACACCTAACTGGTTTTGAAGCTTGGGGTTGGGCAATTGCCGTTTCGGCTTGTGTAATGATCGGTGGTTACATCTACATTGGCAAGAAATTCGAAGCAAGTAAAGATGACCACAGCTTTGCTGGTGTCGAAAAAATCTTTAGCACCTTAATGGTTATCACTGCATGTGCTATGGCATTTGCTCATGGTTCAAACGATGTTGCGAACGCCATTGGGCCTCTTTCTGCTATCGCGGCAACGATTGAAAATATGGGTGAAATCTCATCTAAAAGTGCCATCGCATGGTGGATATTACCGCTTGGTGGTATTGGTATTGTGGTCGGCCTAGCCACCATGGGTCATAAAGTAATGGCGACAGTTGGAACCGGCATAACAGAATTAACACCGAGTCGCGGATTTGCAGCTCAGCTTGCAACCGCTTGTACGGTGGTTTTAGCATCAGGTACCGGTTTACCTATCTCAACCACGCAAACATTGGTTGGTGCCGTGTTAGGCGTTGGTTTTGCCCGTGGGATTGCGGCACTAAACCTTGGGGTTGTTAGGAATATCGTTATATCTTGGGTCATTACCCTACCTGCTGGCGCTATTTTAGCAGTGATATTTTTCTATATTTTGGAAGTGATATTTATCTAA
- a CDS encoding TIGR04211 family SH3 domain-containing protein — MKKLVYVVLFVCFSIPSAFAAPRYIADSLFTYMHAGPGNEFRIIGSVDAGDKVNLVDVNTKAKYSQVVDSKGRKGWVESRFVTRQASMAERLPKLEAELSSVKEQLSNARKNSDEAKSGLVQSLDLRNKQIAELEQNHSDISQQLTSSQTEIRELRAKLDTQKEDLLLKYFMYGGGVAGIGLLFGLVLPHIVPRRKKAPNGWA, encoded by the coding sequence GTGAAAAAATTGGTTTATGTTGTTTTATTTGTTTGCTTCTCAATACCAAGTGCATTTGCAGCACCGAGGTACATCGCAGATAGTCTATTCACTTATATGCACGCTGGTCCTGGTAATGAATTTCGCATCATCGGCAGTGTCGATGCAGGTGACAAAGTGAACCTTGTCGACGTGAATACCAAGGCTAAATACAGTCAGGTTGTTGACTCTAAGGGTCGAAAAGGTTGGGTAGAAAGCCGGTTTGTAACCCGTCAAGCAAGTATGGCAGAACGTTTACCTAAGCTCGAAGCAGAATTATCCTCGGTTAAAGAACAGCTTTCTAATGCTCGCAAAAACTCAGATGAAGCAAAATCAGGCTTAGTTCAATCTCTTGATTTACGTAACAAACAGATCGCGGAACTAGAGCAGAATCACAGTGACATTAGCCAGCAATTGACGAGCTCTCAAACAGAAATCCGAGAACTTCGCGCTAAACTAGATACGCAAAAAGAAGACCTACTGCTTAAATACTTCATGTATGGCGGTGGCGTAGCGGGTATTGGCTTATTGTTCGGACTTGTTCTTCCGCATATCGTTCCTAGACGTAAAAAAGCACCAAACGGTTGGGCTTAA
- a CDS encoding general secretion pathway protein GspB, whose translation MSELMKSLAQSEQGYKAIHTPPPVTAHQFSQPKRKNNVLLIITLILLPPIASIAYIGYDAKQSWQRQTDQAMVALEEQQERKILPKTPLVTFLAYPEFAELRTIEPSLEPQDSETKLVGYTSNEAKHSNNNAKPVSDDFQLESLDLSGLSSELAERVQDALNGDVSSLSPSSNYSSNDVEKIELVDYEYVFEGKLPAMNLQTHMYAGNVQHRWVKINGVELYEGDWISAAVQLLTITPRYITVGFDGDVIEIPALYEWQG comes from the coding sequence GTGTCTGAATTAATGAAATCTCTGGCACAGTCAGAGCAAGGCTATAAAGCGATTCATACACCGCCACCTGTCACAGCACATCAATTTAGCCAACCAAAAAGAAAAAATAACGTGTTGTTGATTATCACTTTAATACTGCTGCCGCCTATCGCCTCTATCGCCTATATTGGCTATGACGCCAAACAATCGTGGCAGCGACAAACGGATCAGGCGATGGTGGCGCTTGAAGAACAACAAGAGCGGAAAATCTTACCTAAAACACCACTAGTAACATTTCTTGCTTACCCAGAGTTTGCAGAGCTTAGGACTATCGAACCATCGCTAGAGCCCCAAGATAGTGAAACTAAGTTGGTGGGGTATACAAGCAATGAAGCGAAGCATTCAAACAATAATGCAAAGCCGGTAAGTGATGACTTTCAATTAGAGTCTCTTGACCTTAGTGGGCTCTCCTCGGAACTTGCAGAGCGAGTACAAGACGCGTTAAATGGCGATGTATCTTCTCTGTCACCATCGTCCAACTACTCGTCTAACGATGTCGAGAAAATTGAATTGGTTGATTATGAGTATGTGTTTGAGGGGAAACTCCCCGCCATGAACTTACAGACGCATATGTATGCCGGCAATGTTCAACATCGCTGGGTGAAGATTAACGGTGTAGAGCTATATGAAGGGGACTGGATAAGTGCTGCAGTGCAATTGCTGACGATTACCCCAAGATATATCACCGTTGGTTTTGATGGCGATGTTATTGAGATTCCAGCGCTCTATGAATGGCAGGGTTGA